The nucleotide sequence AAGATCGATATTGATGCCCAAGCCGGTGCGAGGCGTGGTGAGCGCGGTCTCGAGTTGAGCTTCGCGCATGAGCGCCCAGTTGCTTTCGGCCGGCAGGTAGTCGACGTCCTGGAAGTTGGGCAGTTGAGCGATGAGGAATGGCAGTGCTCCCATGTCCCAGTGGGCGCGCCAATCGGCGATGAGGTTGGGGAGCAAACGCCGATAGGCAGCGGGGTTGCCGGCATTGCTTTCGCCTTGATACCAGAGCAGACCGCGGACGCCGAAATTGGTGAACGGCGCAATCATGCCGTTGTAGAGCGAGGCGGGTTGGCCTTGGGCGTTGATGCCCCATTTGTAGGAGCGGCGGGGCGCATACGCTTCGCCGACCTTGTAGTCCCAGTCGCCTTTCAGGTCGATGGACTGATCGGCGGCGATGAGCTGGTAGGGCTTGTCGGGGATGAAGCCGCCTTTGCCGCCCTGGTTGATCACGCGGATTACGAACAGGTTCTTGCCGGGCTGCAGCACGCCGGCGGGGATCGTGTAACGGCGTTGCGGATACTCGTAGGTGGTGTTGCCGATGCGTTGCCCGTTGACGTAGATTTCGTCGGCGTTGCGGATGCGCCCGAGTTTGGCCAACGCGTCCATGCCGGTCATGGCGGCAGGCACATCGATTTCGCGGCGATACCAGACGACCCCATCGAGATCGCGCACGCCTTGGTCCTCCCAGTAGCCGGGGACATTGATGCGTTTCCAGTTTTGGGGTTCGTAGGCGGGGTCGAACCATTTGACGTCGCCGGTGAGACCGCGATCGGCTTCGACACGGGGGCCGTCGGATTCGCGGTCGGCTTGAGCCTCGGCGTTGACGCGATCGACATAGGCGGTGTCGAGGTTGCGCTCGATGGTGGCGAGTTGATCGGGGAAGTCGCGAAAGCCCTCGGCGCTCGTCCAGGCTTCGATGATGGTGCCGCCGACACAGCTCATGATGATGCCTTGAGGCACGCCGTAGCGGTCATGGAGTTTCTTGGCGAAGAAGTAGCCGATGACGGTAAAGTCCAAGAGATTCTCGGGATTGGATTCCTTCCACGTGAGCCCGGGGAAGTCATCCTGCGGGCCCGTCAGCACGGGCTGGGTGGGGACGCGGAACTGGCGAATGGCGGGATTGGCCGAGGCGGCGATTTCGGTGGCGTAGCGTTCCTGCCAGCGACCGAAGTTGTGCGTCATGTTGGACTGGCCGGACGCGACCCAAACATCGCCGACGTAAATGTCGCGCAGCAGGAGGCTGTTGTGGCCTTGGATTTCCATCGTGTCCGGACCACCCGGGGACAGCGGTTCGAGGCGCACCATCCATTTGCCGTCGGCGTCGGCGGTGGCCGCGAGTTGTTGTTTGCGAAACGCGACCGAGACGGACTCGCCGGGATCGGCCCAACCCCAGATTTTCAAGGCGGCGTCGCGTTGGAGCACCATGCCGTCACCGACGATGCTGGGAAGTCTGACATCGGCCGAGGCGACGGAGATCAGAAAAAGTGAAACGAGCAGCGAGAGGAGGAGGGGAATTCGGGGGCGCATGCGGCAAGGGGTTAGGTTTGGTGAACCAAGCGGGGAAGGATCGAGAGGGCAACCATCCGGCGGAGAACGGTTCAGTCTAACCATTGGGCGTTAAATGCGGATGGGGCGCGGTGTCTTTGCGGTTGATCCCGGTTCGTGGGTGGGCGAAATCAAAGGTGCCGCCGAAGCGAAGGCTCGACGGCGCTGGTTGGAGATCGAAATCGAGACCGGTTTCGATCGTGCCGTGGTCCCGTAGTTCAACGGATAGAACGATGGTTTCCTAAACCGTAAATCTGGGTTCGATTCCCAGCGGGACTACCAGCCTTCGCCAAGGCTACGGCTGGCAAGCCAGCCCGAGCTCCGGCCCATTGCTGCGGGAAATCAGAGTCTGGCTCGGAGCGTAGAATCATCTTCCGCCAGCTCACTCGCGGTGTGCAGGGCACCCAGTGAAAATTTGGCACCGGTCCCCTGTTTGCTGAGAAACCCCGATTGACTGGAAACCTGATTACCGACGAGTGAGGCGGAAGTCACACCGTTGCAATAATCAGGTCAATTCTACGGAGAATTTGGGTCAACTCGGATTACGAGACCGTTGGGTTCCCTGGTGGATGAGTTGGCAAAGAGCCGCCCCAGATAAATTTCGTTGCGACGGGCAAAGGACATCGATCCGAAGATCATGTTTTCCCCCCAAGGCCAGCTGACGACCTGACTCCCCGATTCACCGCTGGCGTTGCCAAAGCCCATCAGAAAGTCGGTTGAGAGATCGGGTATCGCAAAGGCTCCATACAGCAAGTCGGTGCCTCCGAGTGCGGTTCCAGAAGAGAGGGGGAAAGCCTGCTCTAAATGGAACGTGAGTGACCCTCCGTTGATCGCGCCGGTGATGATGGCGCGGGATTCTTGCAGGGTAACGCTGGTGGCGTGGTCGCTCAAGGAACCTCCGATAATCTCCGTCCAAATCGTCTGTGAAACGAAATCGACGACGGCCAACGCAACATCGTAGTCCAGATCGGAGTAGGTGGCTTCACTGATGCTTGGCCGGTCCACACAGTGACCGACAAAAATCATGCGCCGATCCGGCGATAGTTTCACGTCCTCGAACCACGTCATTGAACGGTCGAGGACTGCGCTACCTTGGACAGGTTCCATGGTGTCGCCCGTGTGAGGATTCACTAGGCCGATGTAGGCTTGATAGAGAGGCCAGTTGCGACCTGTCCATGGGTAGTGGGCATTGAAGGAGTCCTCACCGCGATCGGCCCCCACCACAACCAGGTATCCATCGGGGGACGCAGCGATGGCTCGGGACTGTCCCCGCTTCAACCGGGCCGTATAGCTCGACCATGCGGGCAGGTGGGGCTGCGGGCGCTTTTGCGAGAGTTTGGCGGCGTATCCATTGATGAGGCTGGAGTTCAGGCGCCCCCGGCCGGGAATTTGTCGGGGAAGCGTGTCACTCACGGTGGATCCGACGATGTAGATCGAGTCGTGCTCGTCGGTGATGAAGTCCTCAATCGAATCAGAATTGTTTCCGCCAAAATAGGTGGACCATGCAAGCTCGCCGCTGTTCACATCCAGTGCGGCGAGGAAACCGTCAGTAACGTAGCGCGCCGCAGGCGGTGGGGCGGAGTGGTTGAATTTCCCGTGGGATCGGGCGAGCGGCCCCGACGTGGTGCCGGCGATGAGTAACAGTTTATCCTGAGGCAACCAACCGATGGAAGACGCCAGAACCCGGCGGGCGAATGAGACAGAATTGTCTGTGCCCAGGTAGCTGACCCACGCAATTTGTTGACTGGAGATATGATGCATCGCCACGAAGGAATTTTCCCCGGAGGAGAAGGCGTTGTTGTAGCCGAGCACGTCGGTGAAGGCGTCACTTTGCGTTACGCCGGTTGTCAGGAAATGTCCGCTGGAGCCCAAAATGCCTTCACTGATGCCATCCGTGCGTTGGCCCTCGATCACCCACACGTCCTGAATCTGCGGGTCGATCACCAATGTTTGGGACTGATCATAGTCGCCGAGTTTGAATCCGAACACGCCATTGCCGAATGATTCGTATGTTGTTTCGATCGATTTTGCGTTCTGAAAGCTGATGGGGGCGGGTTCGACAAACTCTGCGAATCGAGCCTTCACTCTAATGTTTCCGTCCGGCTCGAAATCAACGGAATCAGCTCCTCGGTAGGCGAGGCGGATGTCCTTGGGATTGGCCCCCGAATGAACGATAAAATCGTATTTAAGAGTCCCGAAATCGGTGGCGTAGAATTGCAGGTCAATGCCGTGCCATAGATGTTTGTAGGTGATTTTACGATACGATTGGGCGGATTTACCGTCGATTTGATCAGGGAAGTAGTAGCGAGTGACGGGCCCCCCTTGATCGGTCCCGGCGGGGGCTGCTTTGGGGTTGGAATTGAGGAAGGTGAGGTCGATTCGATGAACCTCGCGGGTTGCGGGCAAACGATCGAGGTGGTCGGCCTCCGTCATTTTGGGAGGGTCGAGGTCGCCATCCCGTGGATCCCGCTTGCGTTGAAATATCAGACTGACCCGGTCGGCGGAGAAGTAGGCGTCCACACCAGTGAGGCGACTGTGAAAAAGCACGTTGTGAGATATCTGACCATTGGGCAGCCTCACTTGACCCTGATTTGGGAGGAACGGGTATGACCCGTCTTTCTCTTTGGTCGGAGGGGGGAGTGAAACCGAAATGGGAATGGTATTTTCGTCGGTGAACTTGGGACTCTCAACTTGGGGTAGATTTTGAATCTGCTGAACCGTTGAAGTGGGGAGGATGGCCGTTTCTGGTTTGGCATCGAGCCCGATGCCGCTGGCGATGAGATAGAGAAGAAGGAAGCGGAGGCTGATTTTCATGGTAGCAACAGATGAGCTGGGAGATGGGGCGATCGTCGTTCGGGCCGACGGCTGCGCGAGGGTGTGCCGAAGCAATCATTTCGCCCCGATCATACCGTAAGCGTGGTCCCGATTTCCTGCCGCCATGGGGTGAAACCGTGCTCACTCGAACGGGTGATGCCCTCATCCCCAGTCATTACCAGTTGGGAGACTGACACGAGGGCCGGTTTCGCGGTTCGGGCAAATGTTTACGACGCTCAACTCGTGTTTTTTGGAGTCCTATAGATTTGTCATGGGACGATGAGTGCAGGCCGGATTTGCGAGTCGAGCCCGTCTTCCCCTTGGCAATGAACCGTGCGGAGCCGGGTAGGAGCTCGCTGTGGCGGGATCTTACCAGCGCTCTCGGAGCGATTCTACAAAAGCGAGAGGTTGATGGCGGGCGCGCTGGACTTCATTGTCATGGGATTGTGACCGGGAGGGGCTTGAAACATCCTCTAATATTGGGCGTCTGATGTCGTTGGTGGAGGTGAGCCCTTTCTCGACAACCCACCGCGTCGCCCGTTAATCCCGTATCTCATGACTTTATCCGCCCCGCGTTCTTCCCGTTTTCATCGTCAACGCTCTGCCCGCACTCGCGGTTTTACGCTGTTGGAAATCATGGTGGTGCTGGCGATCCTGGGCCTGCTGGTGGCGGTCTTGGTGCGCAATGTCGGGGGTGATCTCGAGCGCGGCAGTCAACAGGCGGCCGGTCTCTTCGTCAAATCGACCATGGCGCTGCCGCTCACGACTTACAAAATCGACATGGGCAGCTACCCCACGACCGCCCAGGGGCTCGACGCATTGATCAATGCGCCGCAGTCGGGCAATGGGCGCTGGAAAGGGCCCTACTTTGAGTCCACCAACGGCCAGCTCCCGCTCGATCCGTGGCAGCAGCCTTACCAATACCGGTTTCCCGGCACCAAAAATCCCCGGCTCTACGACTTGTATTCCAAGGGGCCTGATTTGACGGCTGACACCGACGACGACGTCGGCAACTGGCAGTAATCGCCAGATCTCGCCCGCATGACATTCACGCACCGCCGATCCCGGATGGAGCGGCGCGGGCCGGGCGCCCGAGGTTTCACGCTGCTGGAAATCATGGCGGTGATCGGGCTCATGGGCTTGCTCGCCGCCGTGCTCTCGGTCGGCGTCTCGCGGGCGTTGCAGGATCGGTCGGAATCGGCCGACGATGTGTTTTGGTATGCGATCGGCGAGGCCCGAAAATTCGCGCTGATGAACCAGACCGAAGTGCGGCTCACCTTCGACAATCAGGAGCAGGTGTTTCGCGCGTCGACCCCGCTGGGCGAGAAGGTGTTTCCGCTGCCGCCGGGCATGGAGTTTGACCTCGAGTTTCTCGGCGTGGGCAAGGGCACGCGTTCGATCATGATCGGGGGCATTCTGCTCGAGGCCAGTGAGCTCAAGCATGTGCGGTTTTTCGATGACGGCACCTGCACGCCGTTTCGCGCGCAACTGAGGGTGAACGATGGGCAACCGATCGTGTATGAGATCGACCCGTGGACTTGTGCGCCGGTGCTGCGCGGGGAGGAGAACCGCTGAGATGACGCGACGCGGTGGATTCACGATTTTGGAGGTGCTGGCGGCGCTGGCGATTTTTGCGGGCGCGGCGATCGTGATGGGCACGGCCTACATCAACGTGTTGATGGGCTACCAACATGCCGAACGGGCCACGCGCACGGATGCGGACGTGCAGTTCGCACGGGAGATTCTGTTTCGGCAGCCGGATCTCGAAAAAGTGGAGGAGGGTGGCGACTTCGCCACGGCCGACGGCCGACAACTTACGTGGCGGGCGGAAGTCGTGCCGACCAACGTGGCCGACCTGTTTGACGTGATTTTCGAGGTGGAGATTTCCGGCAACGATGATGTCGCGGAGCAGAAAATCTCCGAGCAGTTTCGCATGTTGCGCCCGACCTGGTCGGAGGATGATGACCGCGATAAACTGCGGCAGGAATCGCTCGATCGCATCACGGAGTATTTGGAACGGAGGCAGGTGCGATGAAGCGTCGCGGTGGATTCACCCTGATGGAGCTGATGGTGGCACTGGCGCTGGTCGCGATGGTGTTGATCGGGCTCAATTCGTTCATCTTTTCGATGTCGGAGCTGTGGGGGCGCGGTCGGGATTGGCGGCTCTTCGATCAACATGCCCGGGCGGTGACCCGATTCCTCGAGCGCGAATTGCGGGTGGCGTCGCTGCCACCGGCAGTGGCGAGTGGACAGGCTTCCGTCGAAGTGCGCGAAGTCGAGGTGCAGTTTGGTCGGCGGGAGGAGTTGCTTACCTTTGGATTGCGCGAAGGCAGTCGCATTTTGGAGTGGCCGGAACGCCCCTTGCCCGACGTGTGGTGTGCGTTGGAAGTGCGGCGCGGCGAAGGTTTGGTCCTGTATTGGCAGTCGGCGCTGGAGGAGCGTTTCGACGACGATCCGCCGCGGGAGATGGTGCTCACGCCGCTGGTGACCGAAATCGCCTACGACTACTTTGATGCGGAGTTCAATCGGTGGGAAACCGAGGACGCGTTCCGCACCAGCGATGACCGCGAATTGGAAACGCCGTCGCGGATTCGCCTCACCTTCACCTATCGGGACGAGACCATTGTGACCGTCGTGCCATTGCCGTTGTTCGGGGAAGGGCTGCCTCCATTCTGATGCGTGCCTCGATTCTCACTTCATGGCGGCGGAAGTCGCGCCGGGCATCGGTGCTGATCATCGTGTTGGTGACGTTGGTGTTCGCGACGACGGCGTTGCTGTTGTTTATCGAACGGGCGAGCACGGATCTCATCGTGCATGTGCGCGATGCCGATCGCATGCGCCTGCGGCAGGAAGCGTATTCGGCGTTGGAGACGACGATGGCGGTCTTGCTCGATTTCAAGGAAGTCATCGGCGGCCTGCACAGCCCGGCGGAAGGGTGGGGCGATCCTTTGGATTGGACGGACTACGAACCCGGTGAAGGTCTGGAGGTGTCGGTCGAGTTTGTGGATGAAAGCGGTAAAATTTCCGTCGGCCAACTGACCCAAAAATCGCTTTACGACCTGTTCTTTACGTGGGGTGAAACCCAATCGGAGGCCGAGCTGTGGGCCGACGCCATCATGGGTTGGATGGAGGAGGATTACACGCCGGTCTCGTTCGAGGCGCCGGAGGTGGAAGACTACGAGCGCGGTGATCTCGCGTTTCGTCCCCCGTGGCGGCGACTGCGCTCTTTTGAAGAATTGCGGGCGATTGACGTGATCCGGGAAGCGTTTTTCACCCCGACCGGTTTGTGGAACGAGAAGGGACGCCGCTTCAAGGAGTCGGTGTCGTTGTTCAACTACAGCAAGGCCAACGTGAACTCGGCTCCCGAATCGGTGTTGGCCGCCTTGGGCGGATTTGACCGGATGCAGCAGGAACTCCTGAGCGATTATCGCGGTGGAATCGGGCTGTATCAGGGCAATGGCCCGGGATTTTTCACCGACGCCGGTGAAGTTTCCGGCATCGTCGGTGAAGGGGCGGGCGCGGACGCGTTCAGCACGGAGATCTCCGCGCTGCGGATTATCGTGACGGTGAAACAAAACGTGACCGAATATCGTCTGAATGTGGTGATTTCCCCCAATGGAGCGGCCAGCACCGTGCGCGCAGAGCCCATTCCCCGCAAAGGTGAGTCGCGAGACACCACGAGTGAAGAAGCCGCGGCGGACGCGGAAGCGACCGCTGCGCAGGCGGCAGGTGCACCGGAGCAAGGCACGGCGACCGCGAAACGGGTCTCCGCCGCCGAATTGGTGGTGCAGGAGGACAGTGAGTCCGAAAACCTGAGCTTAGAGTATCCCTTTACACTGTTGGAGATTCGCGAGATTGATGCACCCGAGCATCTGGCTCCGCCTCCCTTGACTGAAGCGCCCTGACATGTCTGCCCTCCCGATCCGAATTCCCGTCTTCAAAACCCGGCCACGTTACGTCGTGATGCTGCCCGATCATCGCTTTTTTGTGCGCTCGGTGCCGCTGGCGACCGGTGAAGGCGCGGGCTCCGTGCGGGAGCAAATCGAACTCGCGTTGGAAACGGTGGCGCCGTTTCCCCTGTCGCAGCTTTACTGGGGTTACTGGAGCCGGAAAGGCGGCGACCGCGCCTTGGTGTTTGCAGCCTACCAGAAACGGTTTGCGGCGGCCGAGATCGAGGACTGGGGGGAGGCCGAGTGGGTCGTGCCGCAGTTTGGCGCGGTCCTGGCGGGCAAACCGCCGGAACCAGCCACGACGGTGATCTTGCGCTCGGCGGAGGGACTGACGGCACTGCACTTTGGCGATGCCTCGGGTGTGCCCACGGTGGTCAAATCAATCGAAGTCGCCGAAGAATCCTCCGACCGCGAATGGGACGCCGCCCGGGAAACATTGATCCGCGAGTGCGGCGGCAGCCGGACGATCCTCGATGTAAGTCGCGCCGAGGTCGATCCGGGGAAACCGGGTGACGACGAAATTACGGTCCGACGCGACGGCGAGCGCGTGAGCTTCGATTTGGATGAGGCCCAGATGCTCGACGTGCGCGATCCGACCGAGTTGGCGGGACGCCGCCGGGCGCGGCTGCGCGACACCTGGCTGTGGCGCGGCCTCGTCGCCGCCGCGATCATCATCTTGATCTCTGCGCTGGGCGAAGGGGGACTCTACGGATTGGAAAAATGGCAGCAGGGACGCCGGGCGAAGATCGCCGCGCAAGTGCCGTTGGTGAGTGAGATCGAAACCGCCGACCGCCTGGCCAACCGCATTGATGAGCTTAAGAACAAGCGCCTGCGCCCATTTGAAATGATTGGAATCGTCGATCAACCGCGCCCGGAGGAAATCCTCTTTCTGAGCACGGCGGCGACGGGTCTTTATTCGATGGAAATAGAAGCCGTCACCGAGTCACCCACCGCGGTGAACACCTACATTTCGGCTTTATCCGCGCTGCCGGGCACCGAAACGGTGGAGGCGCTCAGTCTCGATTCACGCGGATCGCGCACGACGGTCCGACTCTTGGTTCGGTTTAATGCCGATGCGTTTCAAACGGCGATTCAGCCGGCGGCAGGGGAGGTGTCATCATGAGGACTTGGTTCATGGGCAAACTGGCCCGCGAGAAATTCATCCTGCTCATCTTCGTCGGCGCGCTGGCGGTGTATTGGAGCTCCGACCTGTGGGCCCGGTTCGGGGCGGCCTGGCGGGAAAAGACCCAGACGACGGTGCAGCTGCAGGTGCAGGAGCAGTGGTTGATGCGGCGGGAACAAATTGAAGGCGCGGCGCGGGCCGCAGTGGAGGACTTGGACAGCTCCCGCACATTCAACAGCGTTCGTCTCTCCGGCGAACTCAGCACGCTCGCCGCCGGGGCGGGTATCGCCACCAACTTGCGCAGCGAGGCCCAACCCACCCAGCGCACCGCCCAATTCTCGGTGCATACCGTGCAACTCACGCTCAATCGGGTGCCGTGGGAGAATCTACTCTCGTTTTACGAGGGACTCTCCCAGCGCGCACCTTACATCAGTATTGAACAGTTTACGCTCGAGTCGGTCCGAAGTGATACCACTCAGCTCAACGCCCGCTTGCTCGTATCCTCCGTGGAGATCTCCGCTCGTTAGGTCTCTCGACTCCTGGATCGATCAAATCGACGGCCCGCCTATTGATCATGAAACCCACGTCCGCCGAAATCGAAGCCCGAGCGCCCTCCATTGCGCAATGTCGGGCGGCGGCCGCAGCCTGTGTGTGTTTCAATATTCGCCGCACCGCCCGCTTGGTGACGCACGTTTATGACGAAGCGTTGGCGCCGGTGAACGTCAGCTCGGGGCAATTTGTCATCCTGCTCTCCATGCGAATCTTGGAAATGGCCACGATGCAGCAATTGGCGGAGGCGGTGGCGCTCGATCGTTCGGCTTTGTCGCGAGCGATTCGGCCGCTCGTGGGGCGGGATTTGCTGCAAGTCGACGTGGGGGCCGACCGACGGCGGCGGGAAGTCCGGCTCACCACCGCAGGACTCGCGGTGCTGGCCGACGGAGCACCGCATTGGCAACGGGCCCAGGATCGCCTCTTGGAAGGGTTGGGGGAACAAGGGTTTCACGGACTGCTGCACACCAGCATCGAAAGTTACCGCCAACTCAGTGCGTAGTTTCGATCGCGGGTGATCGACGGCCGGGAAAGGGGGGGGAATGTGGCGCCGGCGAATGGAGTTTAGCTTGGCGATGGCACCTTCGGCATTAACGGTGGTCTGTTTGCACGCCATGTATCGGTCACCCCTCACTTATCTCCTCATGTTAGTCTCGCTGACGGCGGCCCTGCGGGCCCAGTCGTTGGCCCCGATTGCGACCGGCTCGATCGCGCCCCGCTCGAGTGGAGTGGGAGCAGCGGCGGTGGAGGTCGACCTCACTTCGTATTTTACCATCGATGGTGTGACCGCGCAGATCGTGCGTTTCGACACGATTTTTGGAGATATCGATGTCGAGATGTTGCCGGCGCATGCGCCCAACCACGTGGCCAATTTTCTCAGCTACGTGGACGATCAGCTCTACGATAATTCCATCATCCACCGGGCGGCTCCGTTTGGTAATGACGTGACCGAAGCGTCCATTATCCAAGGCGGCTCCCACTATGCGACGATCCCCTTGGGTAACATCGCGGAACTAGGTGAAATCGATTTGGAATACAGTTACCCCAACGCCCGCGGCACGTTGGCCGCCGCGCGCACGGCCGAGCCCAACAGTGCTCAGGCCCAGTGGTATTTTAACGTGGCCGACAATACGGAGGCCCTCGGTCCGCTCGACACCAGTCCCGGTTACAGCGTCTACGGCCGCATCATCGCGGGGATCGAGAACATGGACACGTTGGCTTCCATCAATTGGTTTTCCCTGAGCTCCAGTTTCCCCTCGATCCCATTGCGGTTTTACAATGGCGGTGAGATCGCGGTGGAAAATCTGGTCATCATCCACCGGGTGCTGCGCGTGCCGATGTATCCAGCCAGTGCGGACGCCGAAGCAGCGCTGACATTCACCGCCACGAGCTCCGCGCCCGGGGTGGTCAACGCGACGGTCGTGGGCAGCACCCTGCAAGTGTCGGCGCTGAGCGTCGGCACGGCGACGGTGACCATCACGGCGACCAACGGCAACGGTCAGACGGCCACTCAGCAGGTCGTGGTGGCCGCGGGTGGAATCGAGATATCCGCGCAACCGCAGAGCGTTGATCTGGCGGTGGGTGGTTCCGCGACGGTCGCCGTGACGGCGACATCGTCCGAGGCGCTCAGTTACCAATGGTATCGTCACCAGGCCGGGCAGGCGGCGCCGGTTGCCATGGCCGGCGCGACGGGAACCTCGCTCACGCTTTCCAACGTGCAAAGCAGCGACATGGGTTACTATTTTGTGCGTATTTCCAACGGCGTGCATGAAGTCGAATCGGACGCCGCCGTATTAACGGTGTCCGGCGGGACGAGCCGTTTGTCCAACCTCTCGACCCGCGGTCGCATCGCGGTCGGCGGGTCGCTCACGCCTGGATTCGTGCTGCGGGGCGACGGAGAGAAGCCGTTGGTCATGCGCGGTATCGGTCCGCAGTTGATCAGCTTCGGACTGAGTGCGGGTCTGGGTGACCCCATCATGGATCTGATCCCGCTTGGTGGCTCTGAACCCCTGCTCACCAGCGACAACTGGGGCACGGCGGTGAACGCGGCGGCGCTCGTCACCACCAGCGCCTCGGTGGGAGCGTTCGCGCTTGAAACGGGTTCGCTCGACGCGGCGGTGCTGGCGGATGTGCCCTTGCCCAATGCCGCCGATTCCCGCGGTTACACGCTCAAGATCACGTCGACCAATACCGGGTTGTCCGGCATCGCGCTGGCCGAAGTCTACGACCCGGAGCCTCTTGGCGCGGACGTGCAGCTCATCAATGTGTCGGCGCTCGGCTTCTCCGGGACGGGCATCGATGCGTTGGTGCCGGGATTTGTCATCGATGGCGATGGGGCCAAGACGATGCTCATCCGGGTGGTGGGTCCGTCACTGGAGAGTTTCGGCGTGGCGGGTCTGATGACGAACCCGAAGCTCCGGGTCGTGCCGTTGGGCCAGTCCTTCACCATTGCCCGCAATGACAATTGGGCGGGAGCCGCCGACCTGCAGGCCGCTTTCACGGCGGCCGGGGCGTTCAACTTTGCCAGCACGGCCTCGCTCGATGCGGCGGTCGTGGTGCGGCTGCCGCCGGGGGGTTACACCGTCGTGGTGGAAGGTGCCGATGGCGGCACCGGCACCGTGTTGGTGGAAGCCTACGATCTCGACTAGACTTTTCATAATTTTGCCGGATCGCGCTTCACCGTCGGTCCGAATGCTAAAACCCTCGCGGATGACGGCACCTTTGGTGCCGTCGTCTGTCTCTTTCGCTCTCCATGTTCAGGACCCTTACTCGCTCGCTCTTCCTTTCACTCGCTTTGGCCTCGGCCTTG is from Synoicihabitans lomoniglobus and encodes:
- a CDS encoding peptidylprolyl isomerase; translation: MLVSLTAALRAQSLAPIATGSIAPRSSGVGAAAVEVDLTSYFTIDGVTAQIVRFDTIFGDIDVEMLPAHAPNHVANFLSYVDDQLYDNSIIHRAAPFGNDVTEASIIQGGSHYATIPLGNIAELGEIDLEYSYPNARGTLAAARTAEPNSAQAQWYFNVADNTEALGPLDTSPGYSVYGRIIAGIENMDTLASINWFSLSSSFPSIPLRFYNGGEIAVENLVIIHRVLRVPMYPASADAEAALTFTATSSAPGVVNATVVGSTLQVSALSVGTATVTITATNGNGQTATQQVVVAAGGIEISAQPQSVDLAVGGSATVAVTATSSEALSYQWYRHQAGQAAPVAMAGATGTSLTLSNVQSSDMGYYFVRISNGVHEVESDAAVLTVSGGTSRLSNLSTRGRIAVGGSLTPGFVLRGDGEKPLVMRGIGPQLISFGLSAGLGDPIMDLIPLGGSEPLLTSDNWGTAVNAAALVTTSASVGAFALETGSLDAAVLADVPLPNAADSRGYTLKITSTNTGLSGIALAEVYDPEPLGADVQLINVSALGFSGTGIDALVPGFVIDGDGAKTMLIRVVGPSLESFGVAGLMTNPKLRVVPLGQSFTIARNDNWAGAADLQAAFTAAGAFNFASTASLDAAVVVRLPPGGYTVVVEGADGGTGTVLVEAYDLD
- a CDS encoding general secretion pathway protein GspK; protein product: MRASILTSWRRKSRRASVLIIVLVTLVFATTALLLFIERASTDLIVHVRDADRMRLRQEAYSALETTMAVLLDFKEVIGGLHSPAEGWGDPLDWTDYEPGEGLEVSVEFVDESGKISVGQLTQKSLYDLFFTWGETQSEAELWADAIMGWMEEDYTPVSFEAPEVEDYERGDLAFRPPWRRLRSFEELRAIDVIREAFFTPTGLWNEKGRRFKESVSLFNYSKANVNSAPESVLAALGGFDRMQQELLSDYRGGIGLYQGNGPGFFTDAGEVSGIVGEGAGADAFSTEISALRIIVTVKQNVTEYRLNVVISPNGAASTVRAEPIPRKGESRDTTSEEAAADAEATAAQAAGAPEQGTATAKRVSAAELVVQEDSESENLSLEYPFTLLEIREIDAPEHLAPPPLTEAP
- the gspG gene encoding type II secretion system major pseudopilin GspG — protein: MTLSAPRSSRFHRQRSARTRGFTLLEIMVVLAILGLLVAVLVRNVGGDLERGSQQAAGLFVKSTMALPLTTYKIDMGSYPTTAQGLDALINAPQSGNGRWKGPYFESTNGQLPLDPWQQPYQYRFPGTKNPRLYDLYSKGPDLTADTDDDVGNWQ
- a CDS encoding PilW family protein encodes the protein MKRRGGFTLMELMVALALVAMVLIGLNSFIFSMSELWGRGRDWRLFDQHARAVTRFLERELRVASLPPAVASGQASVEVREVEVQFGRREELLTFGLREGSRILEWPERPLPDVWCALEVRRGEGLVLYWQSALEERFDDDPPREMVLTPLVTEIAYDYFDAEFNRWETEDAFRTSDDRELETPSRIRLTFTYRDETIVTVVPLPLFGEGLPPF
- a CDS encoding sialate O-acetylesterase, which produces MRPRIPLLLSLLVSLFLISVASADVRLPSIVGDGMVLQRDAALKIWGWADPGESVSVAFRKQQLAATADADGKWMVRLEPLSPGGPDTMEIQGHNSLLLRDIYVGDVWVASGQSNMTHNFGRWQERYATEIAASANPAIRQFRVPTQPVLTGPQDDFPGLTWKESNPENLLDFTVIGYFFAKKLHDRYGVPQGIIMSCVGGTIIEAWTSAEGFRDFPDQLATIERNLDTAYVDRVNAEAQADRESDGPRVEADRGLTGDVKWFDPAYEPQNWKRINVPGYWEDQGVRDLDGVVWYRREIDVPAAMTGMDALAKLGRIRNADEIYVNGQRIGNTTYEYPQRRYTIPAGVLQPGKNLFVIRVINQGGKGGFIPDKPYQLIAADQSIDLKGDWDYKVGEAYAPRRSYKWGINAQGQPASLYNGMIAPFTNFGVRGLLWYQGESNAGNPAAYRRLLPNLIADWRAHWDMGALPFLIAQLPNFQDVDYLPAESNWALMREAQLETALTTPRTGLGINIDLGEWNDIHPGDKKPVGERLALQAMRISYGDDELVASGPIFRSQEIKDGEIVLHFDHVGSGLMSNKGETLAHFAIAGEDQAFIWGHARIDGDTVVVWHEDLPAPKYVRYAWADNPDFANLANREGLPASPFRTDD
- a CDS encoding MarR family winged helix-turn-helix transcriptional regulator, which encodes MKPTSAEIEARAPSIAQCRAAAAACVCFNIRRTARLVTHVYDEALAPVNVSSGQFVILLSMRILEMATMQQLAEAVALDRSALSRAIRPLVGRDLLQVDVGADRRRREVRLTTAGLAVLADGAPHWQRAQDRLLEGLGEQGFHGLLHTSIESYRQLSA
- a CDS encoding prepilin-type N-terminal cleavage/methylation domain-containing protein, with product MTRRGGFTILEVLAALAIFAGAAIVMGTAYINVLMGYQHAERATRTDADVQFAREILFRQPDLEKVEEGGDFATADGRQLTWRAEVVPTNVADLFDVIFEVEISGNDDVAEQKISEQFRMLRPTWSEDDDRDKLRQESLDRITEYLERRQVR
- a CDS encoding pilus assembly FimT family protein codes for the protein MTFTHRRSRMERRGPGARGFTLLEIMAVIGLMGLLAAVLSVGVSRALQDRSESADDVFWYAIGEARKFALMNQTEVRLTFDNQEQVFRASTPLGEKVFPLPPGMEFDLEFLGVGKGTRSIMIGGILLEASELKHVRFFDDGTCTPFRAQLRVNDGQPIVYEIDPWTCAPVLRGEENR